In Halorientalis sp. LT38, a genomic segment contains:
- a CDS encoding DUF3006 domain-containing protein, producing the protein MIDDGTHTAVLDRFEDELAVLLVEGEEDLVGELVVDQKELPEDGQHVDAVFTVEIATGELSAATYQAAETNDRTDESQSRFDRLSQRPPSDDDDDQ; encoded by the coding sequence ATGATCGACGACGGAACCCACACGGCGGTACTGGACCGATTCGAGGACGAACTGGCGGTGCTGCTCGTCGAAGGTGAGGAAGACCTGGTCGGGGAGTTGGTGGTGGATCAGAAGGAACTGCCCGAAGATGGGCAGCACGTCGATGCGGTGTTCACCGTCGAGATTGCAACTGGTGAGCTGTCTGCGGCGACGTACCAGGCAGCGGAGACGAACGATCGAACTGATGAATCCCAGTCACGGTTCGATCGGCTATCTCAGCGACCACCATCCGATGACGACGATGATCAGTAA
- a CDS encoding DUF955 domain-containing protein yields MATSDNTTFDDRETRDEQMRATIDEWVDDLTDLVDEAQASAEFQEWLDVQSRLHDYSHRNTLLIKQQCPEATKVAGYRTWQEEFDRHVTEGESAIWIWVPIITTRCPECENAPSYHDTSGCEYDETPPEEWGQGLVGFKPAPVFDVSQTEGEPLPELETETYGDGTELVDALQVAAPTLDIEVQIVAQSDWTYPSATGVCSQSGQDERPVVKAKNRANDADLATTLIHEYAHALLHFQVADDSERAKREVEAEAVAYIVGRYFGLDTHNAAFYLAAWVDEEADTITDRLQRISTTATTIIDAVTDHLCDSTS; encoded by the coding sequence ATGGCGACTAGTGACAATACGACATTCGACGACCGGGAGACGCGTGATGAACAGATGCGAGCAACCATCGACGAATGGGTCGATGACCTGACCGATCTCGTCGACGAGGCACAAGCCAGTGCGGAGTTCCAGGAGTGGCTGGATGTCCAGAGTCGCCTTCACGACTACTCACATCGGAATACACTCCTGATCAAACAGCAGTGTCCGGAGGCGACGAAGGTTGCGGGCTACCGGACGTGGCAGGAGGAGTTCGACAGACACGTCACAGAAGGTGAATCGGCCATCTGGATCTGGGTACCGATCATCACCACGCGGTGTCCCGAATGTGAGAACGCACCGTCGTATCACGACACGTCGGGGTGTGAGTACGATGAGACGCCACCGGAGGAGTGGGGCCAGGGGTTGGTCGGGTTCAAGCCCGCACCGGTGTTCGACGTCTCCCAGACCGAAGGCGAGCCACTTCCCGAGCTCGAGACTGAGACGTACGGCGATGGAACAGAGTTAGTCGACGCACTCCAGGTGGCTGCACCCACTCTCGATATCGAGGTCCAAATCGTAGCTCAATCCGATTGGACCTATCCGAGTGCAACTGGTGTCTGTAGTCAGTCGGGGCAGGACGAACGGCCGGTGGTGAAGGCAAAGAACAGAGCGAACGATGCCGATCTGGCGACGACATTGATCCACGAGTATGCCCACGCACTGTTGCATTTTCAGGTCGCTGACGACAGCGAACGGGCGAAACGCGAGGTCGAAGCCGAAGCGGTGGCGTACATCGTCGGTCGGTACTTCGGACTCGACACGCACAATGCGGCCTTCTATCTGGCGGCGTGGGTTGACGAGGAGGCGGACACGATCACTGACAGACTCCAGCGTATCAGTACGACGGCGACAACGATCATCGACGCAGTTACCGACCACTTGTGTGACAGCACAAGCTAG
- a CDS encoding SprT-like domain-containing protein, with translation MRKQTTLDANRFHRPTQKQDPQSKAALLERAPEYARAVDLDVDVPLIDWKISQRAKRYAGCCEYNHLTEQITITLAWAAYEEYGWAEFTGTIRHELIHAWEFQHFGESTHGERFLQKAREIGAPRYCRPFTEARLQLVCINADCGWHLDRHRASKSVTHPDDGYRCGRCKSRYEVRHVDSGACWRTNDEYERVREWLGDDW, from the coding sequence GTGAGAAAACAGACGACACTCGACGCTAATCGATTTCACCGACCGACTCAGAAACAAGATCCCCAAAGCAAAGCAGCGCTGCTCGAACGGGCCCCTGAATACGCACGAGCTGTCGACCTCGACGTCGACGTTCCGCTGATTGACTGGAAGATTTCCCAGCGAGCAAAGCGCTATGCGGGCTGTTGCGAGTACAACCACCTCACAGAACAGATTACGATCACACTTGCCTGGGCTGCCTACGAAGAATACGGGTGGGCGGAGTTCACCGGAACGATTCGACACGAACTCATCCATGCCTGGGAGTTCCAGCACTTCGGCGAATCCACGCATGGGGAGCGATTTCTCCAGAAGGCTCGAGAGATCGGTGCACCACGCTATTGTCGGCCGTTCACTGAGGCTCGTCTCCAACTCGTCTGCATCAATGCAGACTGTGGCTGGCACCTCGATCGACACCGTGCCTCAAAGTCAGTGACCCATCCCGATGACGGGTACCGGTGTGGTCGCTGTAAGAGTCGCTATGAGGTCCGACACGTCGACTCTGGTGCGTGCTGGCGGACGAACGATGAGTACGAACGAGTTCGAGAGTGGCTGGGGGACGATTGGTAG
- a CDS encoding polymer-forming cytoskeletal protein, with protein MADIEKTRAVVEANETYDGKLIPTVQAELGRPVRIREGATVQGGVYGETIDVDSDGTVEGSVMASDAIELSDCHVQGEVGSPGKVVCDGVHVEGTVTGQRVRLTDCIVRGNVVGAQVILENCIVLGITTSDEELTIEDSLCYTFRARGSTTLMEVTTILPQVIADGPLDLQTPVSVAGLGPLDTGTNDDGQDLPQMTDEDRYVQNDRTYLTLAPRILNLEKVTDRLEELEAAIMEIVADMNGEGPAEIDIDVVLSSLDIDQAGFAVD; from the coding sequence ATGGCAGATATCGAAAAAACTCGTGCAGTCGTTGAAGCCAATGAAACTTACGACGGAAAACTGATTCCCACTGTTCAAGCTGAGTTAGGACGCCCAGTCCGGATTCGAGAGGGAGCAACGGTCCAGGGTGGAGTATATGGTGAGACAATAGATGTCGATTCCGATGGAACCGTCGAAGGATCGGTCATGGCAAGCGATGCTATCGAATTAAGCGATTGCCATGTACAGGGCGAGGTTGGATCACCCGGCAAAGTCGTTTGCGATGGTGTCCATGTCGAGGGGACCGTGACCGGTCAGCGTGTCCGACTCACAGACTGCATCGTTCGCGGAAATGTCGTCGGTGCACAGGTGATTCTCGAAAACTGTATCGTCCTTGGCATTACGACTAGTGACGAGGAGCTGACGATTGAGGACTCGCTCTGTTACACATTCAGGGCCCGCGGCAGTACGACGCTGATGGAGGTCACCACGATCTTACCCCAGGTTATAGCCGATGGACCGCTGGATCTACAAACGCCGGTTTCGGTGGCCGGTCTAGGTCCGCTCGATACTGGTACCAACGACGACGGTCAGGATCTCCCTCAAATGACGGACGAAGATCGGTATGTCCAAAACGATCGGACGTACCTCACGCTTGCTCCTCGTATTCTGAATCTCGAGAAGGTGACTGACCGACTCGAAGAACTCGAGGCTGCTATCATGGAGATCGTTGCTGACATGAACGGTGAGGGCCCGGCGGAGATCGACATTGATGTGGTGTTGTCGTCCCTCGATATCGATCAGGCCGGCTTCGCAGTGGACTGA
- a CDS encoding DUF2250 domain-containing protein: MVSEAEIERLRLEADTIMTRYQTVEEALQQARNEPGDHWEEGELTVTLETPQGEAIEVVLDLDQDPAANAQQRYERAKELEAELEQQQAVVGQLAPLPANPVAYQVLYHLDTVEGNYPRSMAGHLDAERKQVEALCEEMETAGILERVESGTVKQRRVKAKKADEVRQHHTYYRLSREGDHLLRFLEEREGKKNVLRHLPDGQTIAKRLARGGPDYPRMTADELDMEFEYVRHLYRALRRVGLVTTYEGSTIKASERKLKPKDETHRKHTYYVTTAVAEELLRELEE, from the coding sequence ATGGTCTCCGAGGCCGAGATCGAGCGCCTCCGTCTGGAAGCCGACACGATCATGACTCGCTATCAGACGGTCGAGGAGGCCCTCCAGCAGGCGCGCAACGAACCCGGCGACCACTGGGAGGAGGGCGAACTTACGGTCACACTGGAGACCCCACAGGGAGAGGCCATCGAGGTGGTGCTGGATCTCGATCAGGATCCGGCAGCCAACGCCCAGCAGCGCTACGAACGGGCCAAGGAGTTGGAAGCCGAACTCGAACAGCAACAGGCCGTCGTCGGACAGCTTGCACCACTTCCGGCCAATCCGGTGGCGTATCAGGTTCTGTATCACCTCGACACGGTCGAGGGGAACTATCCGCGGTCGATGGCCGGCCACCTCGATGCCGAACGGAAACAGGTCGAAGCGCTGTGCGAGGAGATGGAAACGGCCGGCATTCTGGAACGCGTCGAGTCGGGAACGGTCAAGCAACGCCGTGTGAAGGCCAAGAAGGCTGACGAGGTCCGACAGCACCATACCTACTACCGCCTCTCGCGGGAGGGCGATCACCTGCTGCGCTTTCTGGAAGAGCGAGAAGGCAAGAAGAACGTCCTCCGGCACTTGCCCGATGGGCAGACGATCGCAAAGCGACTGGCTCGTGGTGGCCCCGACTACCCGCGGATGACCGCTGATGAACTGGACATGGAGTTCGAGTACGTCCGCCATCTGTACCGTGCGCTTCGGCGTGTGGGACTGGTGACTACCTACGAGGGAAGTACGATCAAGGCCAGCGAGCGCAAGCTGAAACCCAAAGACGAGACCCACCGCAAGCACACCTACTACGTGACGACAGCCGTGGCTGAAGAATTGCTGCGGGAGTTAGAGGAGTAG
- a CDS encoding HalOD1 output domain-containing protein has protein sequence MDSDCTQVGTKGSVHQQPNPTDKVVRAVARAQDCTSTDLPPLAYVLDPEALDSLVQSGSTVKFEYNGHHVTVSPQEVTVRDT, from the coding sequence ATGGATTCTGACTGCACACAAGTCGGCACGAAAGGGTCTGTGCATCAGCAACCCAACCCAACTGACAAGGTGGTGCGTGCTGTTGCAAGGGCCCAGGACTGTACGAGTACTGATCTCCCTCCATTAGCGTACGTCCTCGATCCAGAGGCGTTAGATAGTCTCGTCCAGAGCGGTTCTACTGTCAAGTTTGAATATAATGGACATCACGTTACAGTGAGCCCCCAAGAGGTCACCGTTCGCGACACGTAG
- a CDS encoding VirB4 family type IV secretion system protein, translating into MSSDIEHVKEDDTSQEQPETDAEAQSAEQETTDAETTGHSIEPESDTDDTSPFSVTHETPNSPLQEESDVHSSIIAPSAIEKTPGAIRAGNRWLQTQWIGEFADAPADGLLEALYSTGETRRTDISMHLDPRDTQSTLDSLENQLEDLEAEFEYLSEKHRASARGIQKDLEDHRELYDVLRNTSMRAFDASMYLTTGAAERDELETDAVRKATRRAPANLTPVTPRWAQTESLISASPIGVDKLDESLDAKTPMLAGAVGAMFPFVSGSFAEPGVEYGTYALNESPLILDRFNRETGYCTMVIGQLGAGKSFSTKLQLLRRAMYDPETLIVMLDPMEGFAGVNEALGGERITVGGRRGFNPLELQSTPQHVLDRVPDLDPWAEQISWVLTFCDTFFTHIANNPLEERKQTLRRAVQEAYERQGITRDPETHHHESPTIRDVIAVLEDLLDDPVSFGYPTASEQEGVREDAQSLLTDLRPSFRPDGDLANLAQATEFDLDSKVLYLDLHQEEGARGRTETSLMMSVLFNAVYERAKQTDKRVVFVIDEAHYLMNDATSLEFLEMAVRHSRHYDLSLHFITQTGGEFTLTPQAQTIANLCSMTLIHRVNEEAEKLAEWFGLSEREVNWVRTAKAGNDEDGFSEALLGIDEEGWFPLRVRASGFEKRMLDSGVDT; encoded by the coding sequence ATGAGCAGCGATATCGAACACGTGAAGGAAGACGATACCTCCCAAGAACAACCCGAGACAGACGCTGAGGCCCAATCAGCCGAACAAGAAACGACTGATGCTGAAACTACAGGCCACTCTATCGAACCCGAGTCAGACACGGACGATACATCGCCGTTCTCGGTGACCCACGAGACGCCGAATAGTCCACTCCAAGAAGAGTCAGACGTTCATTCGTCGATTATCGCACCATCAGCAATCGAGAAGACGCCGGGTGCGATTCGAGCGGGCAACCGATGGCTCCAGACACAGTGGATCGGCGAGTTCGCGGATGCACCAGCCGATGGCTTGCTCGAAGCGCTCTATTCGACGGGCGAAACCCGGCGGACGGATATCTCGATGCATCTTGACCCGCGGGATACCCAGAGTACACTCGATTCGCTGGAGAACCAATTAGAGGATCTGGAAGCTGAATTCGAGTACCTCTCCGAGAAACACAGAGCCAGCGCTCGGGGTATCCAGAAAGACCTCGAAGATCACCGCGAACTGTACGACGTCCTCCGGAATACGTCGATGCGGGCCTTCGACGCCTCGATGTATCTCACGACTGGCGCTGCAGAACGTGATGAGTTAGAGACCGACGCTGTTCGGAAAGCAACGAGACGTGCGCCTGCAAATCTCACACCCGTCACGCCACGGTGGGCACAGACGGAGTCGCTCATCTCGGCCAGTCCTATCGGTGTCGACAAACTTGACGAGTCACTGGATGCCAAGACGCCGATGCTCGCCGGCGCTGTCGGGGCGATGTTCCCGTTTGTCTCGGGGTCGTTCGCTGAACCCGGTGTCGAGTACGGTACCTATGCACTCAACGAGAGCCCGCTCATTCTCGATCGATTCAATCGGGAGACGGGCTACTGTACGATGGTTATCGGCCAGTTGGGTGCAGGGAAATCCTTCTCGACAAAGTTGCAACTGCTCAGGCGGGCGATGTACGATCCGGAAACGCTGATCGTCATGCTCGACCCGATGGAGGGATTTGCAGGCGTGAACGAAGCCCTCGGTGGCGAGCGAATCACCGTTGGCGGTCGGCGTGGGTTCAACCCACTTGAGCTGCAGTCGACACCACAGCATGTTCTAGATCGAGTTCCCGATCTGGACCCGTGGGCCGAACAGATCAGCTGGGTGCTGACCTTCTGTGATACCTTCTTCACCCACATCGCCAACAATCCCCTTGAGGAGCGTAAGCAGACGCTCAGGCGTGCGGTGCAGGAAGCCTACGAGCGCCAGGGGATCACGCGCGATCCGGAGACCCACCATCACGAGTCGCCGACGATTCGGGACGTAATCGCTGTTCTCGAAGATCTACTGGATGATCCGGTCTCATTTGGTTATCCGACGGCCAGCGAGCAGGAAGGGGTTCGAGAGGATGCCCAATCTTTGCTGACGGATCTGCGGCCGTCGTTCCGGCCGGATGGTGACCTGGCGAATCTCGCCCAAGCCACTGAGTTCGATCTGGACTCGAAGGTACTCTATCTGGATTTGCACCAGGAAGAAGGAGCCCGCGGAAGAACTGAAACGAGTCTGATGATGTCCGTCCTGTTCAATGCCGTCTACGAACGGGCGAAACAGACGGACAAACGGGTCGTGTTCGTCATCGACGAAGCCCACTACCTGATGAACGATGCGACCTCACTGGAGTTTCTGGAGATGGCTGTCAGGCACAGTCGCCACTACGACCTTTCGCTTCACTTCATCACGCAGACGGGTGGTGAGTTCACGCTCACACCGCAGGCACAGACGATCGCAAATCTGTGTTCGATGACACTGATCCACCGGGTAAACGAAGAAGCCGAGAAACTGGCCGAGTGGTTTGGGCTAAGCGAGCGTGAGGTGAACTGGGTTCGCACGGCGAAAGCCGGAAACGACGAAGACGGGTTCTCGGAAGCATTGCTTGGAATCGATGAAGAGGGCTGGTTCCCGTTGCGAGTGCGAGCAAGTGGATTCGAGAAGAGAATGCTTGACTCAGGGGTAGATACGTGA
- a CDS encoding transcription initiation factor IIB: protein MTSREIYDCGFDEDDGKTIAATECPDCAGPLETDGGETACTECGLILDEYRLDHAARPFSRPSNEQNRKRTGPRLTQARHDRGLSSEIGFKRDAKGNSLSNRKQRQLGRLRREHNRARWRSKAERNLGLACTEIARLTSALELPRSVREEASKLYREAQAADLIQGRSIEGIAAGATYAACRRSKHTRTLTDVAEVARCSDQQVWNGYSTLNRELQMAVRPLFPVEFIPTLASALDLASEIEFYARKLTEVATEAGITTGCNPAGVAGGCLAVAVDAFDEPITQQAIADAADVTPATIRSQRNAIWDLERTNDIDLSASASSAVVE, encoded by the coding sequence ATGACTTCGAGAGAAATCTACGACTGTGGCTTCGATGAGGATGACGGAAAAACAATCGCTGCGACCGAGTGTCCCGATTGTGCGGGACCACTCGAAACGGATGGCGGCGAAACTGCCTGTACGGAGTGTGGCCTGATCCTTGACGAGTATCGTCTTGACCATGCGGCACGGCCTTTCTCCCGTCCGAGTAACGAGCAGAACCGAAAGCGGACTGGCCCGCGACTCACTCAGGCACGTCACGATCGAGGGCTGTCCAGCGAGATTGGCTTCAAGAGAGATGCGAAGGGAAACAGCCTCTCGAACCGTAAACAACGCCAACTTGGTCGCCTTCGTCGTGAGCACAACCGGGCACGCTGGCGGAGCAAGGCCGAACGGAATCTCGGGCTCGCGTGTACAGAGATCGCTCGACTCACAAGTGCATTAGAACTCCCCAGAAGCGTCCGCGAAGAGGCATCCAAGCTCTATCGAGAGGCACAAGCGGCCGATCTGATACAGGGGCGGTCGATCGAAGGGATCGCTGCAGGCGCTACGTATGCGGCCTGTCGCCGAAGCAAGCACACCAGAACACTCACCGACGTTGCCGAGGTCGCGCGGTGTTCTGACCAGCAGGTGTGGAACGGGTACAGTACGCTGAACCGGGAACTCCAGATGGCGGTTCGCCCCTTGTTTCCAGTGGAATTCATTCCGACGCTCGCTTCGGCTCTTGATCTGGCATCCGAGATCGAATTCTACGCCAGAAAACTCACAGAAGTAGCAACGGAGGCGGGAATCACGACCGGATGTAATCCAGCAGGAGTGGCTGGTGGCTGTCTCGCGGTTGCGGTTGATGCCTTCGACGAACCGATCACACAGCAGGCAATCGCCGATGCAGCGGACGTGACACCAGCGACGATCCGGAGCCAGCGAAATGCGATCTGGGATCTGGAGCGGACGAATGATATCGATCTTAGCGCATCTGCATCTTCGGCGGTGGTCGAGTGA
- a CDS encoding SWIM zinc finger family protein codes for MSKTDNPLARLQFTNRVRKRAQYEAFEYTLTPGGVQVRNGSYANPEDHEYLITIRDGLPTHCTCPADARFEGACKHRVAVAIRKPILDAATTRVAADGGTTRTDERPIGDRTTADDSPIASQTDPDECEECFEDFPCWECVRTGKKPLPE; via the coding sequence ATGTCGAAGACAGACAATCCACTTGCCAGACTTCAGTTCACGAACCGTGTCCGAAAGCGTGCCCAGTACGAAGCCTTCGAGTACACGCTCACTCCCGGGGGCGTCCAGGTGCGAAACGGTAGCTACGCAAATCCCGAGGATCACGAATATCTCATCACGATCAGGGATGGGCTCCCCACACACTGCACCTGTCCAGCGGATGCCCGCTTCGAGGGTGCCTGCAAACACCGCGTCGCCGTTGCGATCCGCAAGCCGATCCTCGATGCAGCGACGACCCGCGTCGCAGCCGATGGTGGAACCACTCGTACAGACGAGCGTCCCATTGGGGACAGGACGACCGCCGACGATTCCCCTATAGCTTCTCAGACAGACCCAGACGAGTGCGAGGAGTGCTTCGAGGATTTCCCCTGTTGGGAATGTGTGAGAACTGGTAAAAAGCCACTGCCAGAGTAA
- a CDS encoding lamin tail domain-containing protein — MRRWAAVVLVAFLVALAGCGSMTDVGMDGTPASTPGTTGDGSTTGTPTVASANGSLSVHFINVDQGSSTLVVGPNNETILIDSGDWQDDGEYVLEYLRDNDMERIDHLVTTHADADHIGGHAAVIDYFETEADGVGAVYDPGITSSSQTYERYLDAIEEHDVTLYQTRAGDGISFEGASVDVLAPPDGYVANGDRNENSIVLRVAHGGSSFLLPGDAGPEGEEYLVDEYESALNVSVLQAGHHGSDTSSSAALLDAATPRLAVISSAYDSQYGHPDEAVLDRLTSRSIQTYWTATHGDVVLTSNGSAIEVATQQAAPTSPLELRDGDSIAPGSGGAVQTRTVFDVGGETEPIVTDDGSDTSTATATPMSTPEDTGGDLSITEIHEEAAGDEYDNLNDEYVVFENSGGEPLDLSGWTVADAADHTYTFPSEFTLDPGAEVTLHTGSGQDTETDLYWGSGSPIWNNGGDTVIVRNEAGKLVIQEEYS; from the coding sequence ATGCGAAGATGGGCTGCTGTCGTTCTCGTTGCTTTCCTCGTCGCCCTCGCCGGTTGCGGGAGCATGACGGACGTCGGGATGGACGGAACACCGGCGTCGACACCGGGCACAACTGGGGATGGATCGACTACTGGAACGCCGACTGTCGCGAGTGCGAATGGCTCGCTCTCGGTCCACTTCATCAACGTCGACCAGGGGTCGAGCACGCTGGTCGTCGGGCCGAATAACGAGACGATACTGATCGACAGTGGCGACTGGCAGGACGACGGGGAGTACGTTCTCGAGTACCTGCGCGACAACGACATGGAGCGCATCGATCACCTGGTTACGACTCACGCCGACGCAGACCACATCGGTGGGCACGCGGCGGTAATCGACTACTTCGAAACCGAGGCCGACGGCGTCGGTGCCGTGTACGACCCGGGGATCACGTCGAGTAGCCAGACGTACGAACGCTATCTCGACGCCATCGAGGAACACGACGTGACGCTGTACCAGACGCGAGCCGGCGATGGGATTTCCTTCGAGGGGGCATCGGTCGACGTGCTCGCACCACCGGATGGGTACGTCGCTAACGGTGACCGCAACGAGAACAGTATCGTCCTCCGGGTCGCTCACGGCGGGTCGAGTTTCCTGTTGCCCGGTGACGCCGGCCCCGAAGGCGAGGAGTATCTCGTCGACGAGTACGAGTCGGCACTGAACGTGTCGGTCCTGCAGGCGGGCCACCACGGCAGTGATACGAGCTCGAGCGCCGCGTTGCTGGACGCGGCGACCCCACGGCTGGCAGTGATCTCCAGTGCGTACGACTCCCAGTACGGCCATCCAGACGAGGCCGTGTTGGACCGGTTGACGTCACGGTCGATCCAGACCTACTGGACCGCGACTCACGGTGACGTCGTCCTGACCAGTAACGGGTCGGCGATCGAGGTCGCGACTCAGCAGGCTGCACCGACGTCGCCGCTCGAACTCCGAGACGGTGACTCGATCGCTCCTGGCAGTGGTGGTGCAGTGCAGACACGGACCGTGTTCGACGTCGGTGGTGAGACGGAACCCATCGTGACCGACGACGGTTCTGACACTTCGACGGCGACGGCGACACCCATGTCGACGCCCGAGGACACTGGTGGTGACCTCTCGATCACAGAAATTCACGAAGAGGCTGCCGGCGATGAGTACGACAACCTGAACGACGAGTACGTCGTCTTCGAGAACAGCGGTGGCGAGCCACTGGATCTGTCGGGGTGGACCGTTGCCGATGCGGCCGATCACACCTACACGTTCCCGTCCGAGTTTACACTGGATCCGGGTGCGGAGGTCACGTTGCACACCGGGAGTGGACAGGACACTGAGACGGACCTCTACTGGGGCTCTGGCAGTCCGATCTGGAACAACGGGGGCGATACGGTTATCGTCCGCAACGAGGCGGGTAAACTCGTGATTCAGGAGGAGTATTCATGA
- a CDS encoding DUF7437 domain-containing protein translates to MSKATEGPERAVNGLLSVAQLLEEPRLARLYTFVLRETEVTIDDITDNLALPRTTAYSDTATLVDLGLLTRDDDQKTHTYSAVPITLTATLDGDKYTVTPTLIAAFGRSPHDQDLDLLLEKHGLGKLAAALTYAVPYTNGEMSERVASRELDLQYAFGIAVLQALRDVVLDMQSLDPYFEDIQNAREQPPSSED, encoded by the coding sequence ATGTCGAAAGCCACGGAGGGTCCCGAACGGGCGGTCAATGGCCTCTTATCGGTTGCACAACTTCTAGAGGAGCCTCGGCTGGCACGCCTGTACACGTTTGTCCTCCGTGAAACTGAGGTTACGATCGACGACATCACCGACAACCTCGCGCTGCCACGGACGACTGCATACTCGGATACTGCGACTCTCGTCGACCTCGGTCTCCTCACGCGAGACGACGACCAGAAGACACACACCTACTCGGCCGTCCCGATCACGCTCACCGCGACGCTTGACGGCGACAAGTACACGGTCACGCCGACGCTCATTGCTGCGTTCGGTCGCTCGCCCCACGACCAAGATCTAGATCTCCTGCTCGAGAAGCATGGTCTTGGTAAGCTCGCTGCCGCCCTCACGTACGCGGTCCCATACACGAATGGCGAAATGTCTGAGCGTGTTGCGTCTCGAGAACTCGATCTCCAGTACGCATTCGGTATCGCGGTGCTACAAGCGCTCCGAGACGTGGTTCTCGATATGCAGTCGTTGGATCCGTACTTCGAGGACATCCAGAATGCGCGTGAGCAACCCCCCAGTTCGGAGGACTGA
- a CDS encoding DUF7344 domain-containing protein → MATQTSDEADRLYPLHVSDPSLSLEILKNESRCIAVEYLATAEDTVSMSELVDHVVEKKDEQSESEDTHRRAKVRFHHVHLPKMEDADLLHFDTDHHTITPMERIQQAALSLKGFALPSAQ, encoded by the coding sequence ATGGCAACACAGACTTCCGACGAAGCAGACAGACTCTATCCGCTGCACGTATCAGACCCGTCTCTGAGTCTCGAAATACTGAAAAATGAATCGCGGTGTATTGCGGTCGAGTATCTAGCTACAGCCGAAGACACTGTTTCGATGAGTGAACTGGTAGACCACGTGGTGGAGAAGAAGGACGAACAATCGGAATCGGAAGATACCCACAGGCGGGCGAAGGTCCGATTCCATCACGTGCACCTTCCGAAGATGGAGGATGCAGACCTCCTCCACTTTGATACGGACCACCATACCATCACGCCGATGGAACGGATTCAGCAAGCTGCCCTGTCTCTCAAAGGATTCGCCCTGCCGTCGGCACAGTAG